The Rhizoctonia solani chromosome 14, complete sequence genome has a segment encoding these proteins:
- a CDS encoding Tyrosine kinase specific for activated, which yields MYNSPLWSGVLETVTDITKFVQVDRATQDIYEEAGLGGSADVFSGTYINQGGNVTKVAIKCIRPFRHDTGKSDNIQIDRIQKKLLREFEIWRKLSGGVNIIELIGIMNGIGPLPAFVCELCPWNLQDVSHLGQLIQPLASGEMTVVLQLVFRKENATTSTYQNGTDLKMTDTLRGLSYMHDFETGPIAHGDIKLSNILVTPNETALICDFGRSTQPHDGPNEVIVSGSSPFAGTVRYMSPELFVPELARPSPAADMWAYGCIALEVKRVAMYGAYSHAEFELSADTLGGHPPSSRPHGPRGSLINDTLWNVLSSCWAAQDWRPTAQLFLEKLTLMLQSGEIPSSPIPMDVFSGFDSESIPSWPSEIKDFDGKLEFLIQVSTSLRATVWAANLQNGKDVAIKVPRLNASIQNKARHDQLRYVVRKVISSRLGVRHRNIIDLLGITSEFSPHEGIVFESCFRWNLVTVIISVHLFKAPPKSETPSQYVKENPVIQEEYTLRKGPMVNTYSLMCDILEGLRYMHSFPIPIPQGDLIPENISIDSDGTAKISLFSFGRVLATLPSGVGATASIGLVLSPRWMSPELLVTDQQPTTESDMWAVGCICYWILTGMKPYATFSRDDFAGVESIGGRPPATLASVYHRYTWITNGIWSAIAGCWKHDPLFRTSARDFLDLLKSLEGRKIPWLPTNVIDFAGKIRADSSQYQQNNTAEDHSFIWKNFDLKNPEVITEVRIKMALYEATYTPKWYSKTLPIRIKRGHGSNDAEEEALISTIQHEITLMAGLKHPCIHQLLGVDSSPTHIYKPDMVFEACGHIVLHQVGDLMATDVRVLTINQLLNQEQIGLRRSARILVDVASALVYLHEHADGPIAHGDIKPENIYVLPNGSAKLANFTCSFQYISGQASSSGHLSSTITISERSSLYCAPEYYNRGSGNERIFPTFFGDIWSFGTVTLSVRLS from the exons ATGTACAACTCACCGCTGTGGTCTGGAGTGCTGGAGACTGTGACagacatcacaaagttcgtGCAAGTTGATCGAGCTACACAGGACATATATGAAGAAGCAGGGCTAGGGGGATCTGCGGATGTTTTTAG TGGGACGTATATCAACCAAGGTGGGAATGTAACCAAG GTTGCCATCAAATGCATTCGACCTTTTAGGCACGATACTGGAAAGAGTGATAACATACAGATCGATAGAATCCAAAAG AAATTACTGCGTGAATTTGAGATTTGGCGTAAGCTCAGTGGAGGAGTCAATATTATTGAGCTTATTGGAATAATGAATGGAATCGGACCACTACCGGCTTTTGTATGCGAGCTGTGTCCGTGGAACCTCCAAGATGTAAGTCACCTTGGCCAATTGATTCAACCACTCGCCAGTGGCGAAATGACAGTCGTACTCCAATTAGTATTTAGAAAGGAAAACGCCACCACCTCGACATACCAAAATGGTACCGACCTCAAA ATGACGGACACACTCCGTGGATTGAGTTATATGCATGATTTTGAAACCGGTCCGATTGCTCATGGCGACATTAAATTG AGCAATATTTTGGTAACTCCCAATGAGACGGCACTTATCTGCGATTTTGGTCGCTCGACCCAGCCCCACGATGGACCAAACGAAGTTATTGTATCTGGCTCATCGCCGTTCGCAGGGACGGTACGATATATGAGCCCTGAACTTTTCGTACCCGAATTGGCAAGACCTAGCCCGGCAGCGGATATGTGGGCATATGGCTGCATTGCGCTCGAGGTAAAAAGAGTTGCCATGTACGGTGCATACAGTCATGCTGAGTTTGAACTTTCGGCAGATACTTT AGGTGGCCATCCTCCGAGCAGTCGTCCCCACGGCCCAAGAGGAAGTTTAATCAATGACACCCTGTGGAACGTGCTTTCATCCTGTTGGGCTGCACAGGATTGGCGCCCCACCGCGCAGTTATTTCTCGAGAAATTGACCCTCATGTTACAGAGTGGAGAGATTCCGAGCTCGCCTATCCCTATGGACGTATTCTCTGGTTTCGACAGCGAGTCTATACCTTCATGGCCCAGTGAAATCAAAGACTTCGATGGGAAACTCGAATTCCTCATTCAGGTATCGACTAGTCTTCGTGCTACGGTATGGGC GGCTAATCTTCAAAACGGCAAGGATGTAGCAATAAAAGTTCCGCGGTTAAATGCCAGTATACAAAACAAGGCCCGCCACGATCAACTGAGATAC GTTGTACGGAAAGTGATTTCAAGTCGACTTGGGGTCCGCCACCGCAATATCATTGATCTACTGGGGATCACCTCCGAATTTTCGCCACACGAAGGCATTGTCTTCGAATCTTGTTTCCGTTGGAACCTTGTGACGGTGATCATTTCCGTCCACCTATTTAAAGCCCCACCCAAATCTGAGACTCCTTCCCAGTACGTTAAAGAAAACCCAGTAATCCAGGAAGAATACACTTTACGCAAAGGTCCTATGGTAAACACCTATAGCTTG ATGTGCGACATACTTGAGGGTTTGAGATACATGCATAGCTTTCCGATCCCAATTCCCCAGGGTGATTTGATACCT GAGAACATCTCTATAGACAGCGATGGCACCGCTAAAATTAGCCTGTTCAGCTTCGGGAGGGTATTGGCTACTTTGCCTTCCGGTGTTGGGGCGACAGCCTCTATAGGCCTGGTGCTCTCTCCCCGCTGGATGAGCCCAGAGCTTTTAGTCACAGACCAGCAACCCACAACAGAGTCCGACATGTGGGCTGTTGGTTGTATATGTTACTGG ATCCTTACCGGTATGAAACCTTACGCAACTTTTAGTCGCGATGATTTTGCAGGGGTGGAAAGTATTGGGGGTCGGCCGCCGGCTACATTGGCTAGCGTATACCACCGCTACACTTGGATCACGAATGGAATCTGGAGTGCGATTGCTGGGTGCTGGAAGCACGATCCCCTATTTCGGACGAGCGCCAGAGATTTTCTTGATCTCTTGAAATCTCTAGAAGGAAGGAAAATTCCGTGGCTACCAACTAATGTAATAGACTTTGCCGGAAAGATTAGGGCTGACTCTTCTCAGTATCAACAAAACAATACGGCGGAAGACCACTCATTCATATGGAA GAATTTTGACTTAAAAAATCCAGAAGTCATAACGGAAGTGCGTATCAAAATGGCATTATACGA AGCCACATACACACCAAAATGGTACTCTAAAACTTTACCC ATTCGAATCAAGAGGGGACATGGATCCAATGATGCTGAAGAAGAAGCCCTTATATCA ACCATTCAACACGAAATAACTTTGATGGCTGGATTGAAGCATCCATGTATCCATCAGTTACTTGGGGTCGATTCCAGCcctacgcatatatataagCCGGATATGGTATTCGAGGCTTGTGGGCATATAGTGCTTCACCAAGTGggtgacctcatggccactGACGTACGAGTATTGACGATCAACCAGTTACTAAACCAAGAACAAATTGGCCTTCGTCGCAGCGCCCGGATT CTTGTAGATGTTGCTTCAGCCTTGGTTTACCTGCATGAACACGCAGATGGTCCAATAGCTCATGGTGATATTAAACCG GAAAATATATATGTACTCCCCAACGGAAGCGCTAAGCTAGCTAATTTTACATGCTCATTTCAGTACATCTCAGGGCAGGCATCCTCCTCTGGTCACTTATCGTCGACGATCACTATATCTGAGCGATCTTCATTGTACTGTGCTCCTGAATACTATAACCGAGGTAGCGGAAACGAGCGGATTTTCCCAACCTTTTTTGGAGACATATGGAGTTTTGGAACCGTTACACTAAGCGTACGTCTTTCGTAG
- a CDS encoding glycoside hydrolase family 95 protein codes for MPPGFPTSGNGLWYSEPAVNWSTQYLPIGNGYLAASSAPGAFSATFSFSSLDGLPTRNITCLDTSTIQLRGYAASPGMLYEILASIRHAGPAGSSAACVVDGKSGDAVLVTKGSTEAWVSWVGGTEYSMETGNAQSGYTFKGADPHGELVGLLANAEKESVGKGLANHIGDYRAALGGFSLDIGQKVEKTKTTAELRKEYKTDIGNPYLEWLLFNYGRYMLVSSTRGDLPANLQGKWARDTANPWFGNYQPNINLQMNYWSAEMTGLNVTSTLWDYMEKTWVPRGSETARVLYNATSGWVVHNAVNTFGHTGMNRFGSDNSAEWANYPEAAAWMMFHVYDHFDYTCDVPWWRAHGWPILKGVATFWLDHLVKDEYFKDGTLVAVPCNSPEQAITTLGCAHSQQVIWQLFNAIEKGFNVSGDQDTVFLQKIREKRLKLDKGIKIGSFGQLQEWKVEFDSPTNLHRHLSHLVGLYPGYTLANFRTRSGAGQGIPELSREQVLKASEISLISRGNGTGPDGDAGWEKIWRAACWAQLKNNTRFYHHITYAIERNFAENLWSLYNSFTEDPIFQIDANLGYPAAVLNALVQAPDTPSLFDALAITILPALPDSWASGSIKGARIRGGMALDLTWSNGKAVRATIKVDTALWYARKVQLWQGGQLVATFSATPGLRRSFVF; via the exons ATGCCTCCTGGGTTTCCCACTAGCGGCAATGGCCTATGGTATTCCGAACCTGCTGTCAATTGGTCGACGCAGTACCTACCGATCGGAAATGGATACCTGGCTG CGTCTTCCGCACCAGGCGCATTCTCAGCtaccttctccttctcctcgCTCGACGGTCTGCCCACTCGCAACATCACTTGCCTCGACACCTCCACTATCCAGCTTCGCGGCTATGCAGCATCTCCGGGCATGCTCTACGAGATACTCGCCAGCATACGCCACGCCGGGCCTGCAGGCAGCAGCGCCGCATGTGTCGTGGATGGCAAGTCGGGAGACGCGGTGCTGGTAACAAAAGGAAGCACGGAAGCATGGGTGAGCTGGGTGGGTGGGACAGAGTACTCGATGGAGACAGGGAACGCGCAAAGCGGGTATACGTTCAAGGGAGCAGATCCGCATGGAGAACTGGTGGGGCTACTGGCAAATGCAGAGAAGGAGAGTGTAGGGAAAGGGCTGGCGAATCACATTGGGGACTACCGGGCAGCACTGGGAGGGTTCTCGCTGGACATCGGACAGAAGGTGgagaagacgaagacgactGCGGAGCTGCGAAAAGAGTACAAGACAGACATCGGTAACCC TTACCTCGAATGGTTGCTCTTCAACTATGGTCGATATATGCTTGTCTCGAGTACACGCGGAGATCTTCCAGCGAATTTGCAAGGCAAGTGGGCGCGTGATACCGCTAATCCTTGGTTCGGAA ATTACC AGCCTAACATCAACCTCCAGATGAATTATTGGTCAGCTGAGATGACAGGTCTAAACGTCACATCCACGCTTTGGGACTATATGGAG AAAACCTGGGTTCCTCGCGGCTCTGAAACGGCCAGGGTACTATACAACGCCACGAGCGGATGGGTTGTTCATAATGCG GTAAAT ACCTTCGGACATACCGGGATGAATAGATTCGGGTCAGACAATAGTGCCGAGTGGGCAAATTACCCCGAAGCGGCTGCCTGGATG ATGTTTCATGTCTACGACCACTTTGATTATACATGCGATGTACCCTGGTGGAGGGCGCATGGGTGGCCTATACTCAAAGGCGTGGCAACCTTCTGGCTGGATCATCTGGTAAAAGATGAGTATTTCAAGGACGGCACTCTGGTAGCTGTTCCCTGCAATTCTCCCGAACAGGCTATAACGACTCTTG GATGTGCTCATTCTCAGCAGGTCATCTGGCAGCTGTTCAATGCTATCGAAAAGGGGTTCAACGTTTCAGGTGACCAGGATACAGTATTCTTACAAA AGATCAGGGAAAAAAGGCTCAAACTTGATAAAGGAATCAAGATTGGTTCGTTTGGTCAACTTCAAG AATGGAAGGTCGAGTTCGATAGTCCAACTAACCTTCATCGCCACCTATCTCATCTTGTTGGCCTCTACCCCGGTTATACTCTTGCAAATTTCCGGACACGGAGTGGCGCAGGTCAGGGTATCCCAGAGTTGAGTCGCGAGCAGGTTTTGAAGGCCAGCGAGATCTCGCTCATTTCTCGAGGCAATGGCACGGGGCCCGATGGCGATGCAG GATGGGAGAAAATTTGGCGAGCGGCATGCTGGGCTCAACTAAAAAATAACACCCGTTTCTACCATCACATCACT TATGCAATCGAAAGAAACTTTGCTGAAAACCTATGGAGTCTCTATAACTCTTTCACTGAAGATCCAATCTTCCAAATTGACGCCAATCTGGGTTACCCGGCCGCTGTATTG AATGCCCTTGTACAGGCTCCAGATACGCCCTCGTTGTTTGATGCCTTGGCGATAACAATCCTACCTGCACTTCCAGATTCTTGGGCTTCTGGGTCAATTAAAGGTGCTCGTATACGCGGTGGTATGGCACTGGATCTCACCTGGTCGAATGGCAAGGCGGTTCGAGCGACTATAAAGGTGGATACTGCTTTATGGTATGCCCGTAAAGTGCAACTGTGGCAGGGTGGACAGCTCGTCGCAACGTTCTCCGCAACTCCAGGTCTTAGGCGAAGCTTTGTATTTTGA